In one window of Helianthus annuus cultivar XRQ/B chromosome 17, HanXRQr2.0-SUNRISE, whole genome shotgun sequence DNA:
- the LOC110925770 gene encoding UDP-glucuronic acid decarboxylase 2, protein MTPETNQNEINPRRFSIPDSIKYVFREQRLLFVLVGIGIAALISNVVLIRPSSTWHSQPIANSFHIVEPAFVPRRIAFELHSDHANAGMIPLGLKSKRLRVLVTGGSGFVGSHLVDRLMARGDSVIVVDNFFTGRKENVLHHLRNPRFELIRHDVVEPVMLEVDQIYHLACPASPVHYKYNPVKTIKTNVVGTLNMLGLAKRINARFLLTSTSEVYGDPLEHPQVETYWGNVNPIGVRSCYDEGKRVAETLTMDYHRGLNIEVRIARIFNTYGPRMCLDDGRVVSNFVAQALRKEPMTIYGDGKQTRSFQYVSDLVEGLMRLMEGDHVGPFNLGNPGEFTMLELAKVVQDTIDPSAKIEFRPNTEDDPHQRKPDISKANELLGWQPVVPLQEGLPMMVSDFRQRIFGEHKESRSKFSSV, encoded by the exons atgacTCCAGAAACCAATCAAAACGAGATCAACCCTAGAAGGTTTTCAATCCCAGATTCGATCAAGTACGTGTTTAGAGAACAACGTCTCCTGTTTGTGCTCGTAGGAATCGGCATTGCAGCTCTCATATCCAATGTCGTTCTCATTCGCCCCTCGTCCACGTGGCATTCCCAGCCCATCGCCAATTCATTTCACATCGTCGAGCCAGCTTTCGTACCACGAAGGATAGCCTTCGAGCTCCATTCTGATCACGCTAATGCCGGTAT GATCCCTCTTGGGTTGAAGTCGAAGAGATTGAGGGTGTTAGTGACAGGTGGATCCGGGTTCGTGGGAAGCCATCTGGTGGACCGTTTGATGGCTCGTGGTGACAGCGTAATCGTGGTTGATAACTTTTTTACTGGTCGGAAAGAGAATGTTCTCCACCATCTTAGGAACCCTAGGTTTGAGCTCATTCGACACGATGTGGTTGAGCCCGTCATGTTAGAAGTTGATCAAATCTATCATCTTGCTTGTCCCGCTTCGCCTGTCCATTATAAATACAACCCTGTCAAGACGATC AAGACAAACGTGGTGGGAACGTTGAACATGCTAGGACTAGCGAAGAGGATCAACGCACGATTCTTGTTAACGAGTACTAGTGAGGTCTATGGGGACCCCCTTGAACACCCTCAAGTCGAAACCTACTGGGGCAACGTTAACCCCATCG GTGTTAGAAGTTGTTATGATGAAGGAAAGCGTGTTGCTGAGACTCTCACCATGGACTACCATAGAGGACTTAACATTGAG GTTAGGATTGCTCGGATTTTCAACACATATGGACCACGAATGTGTCTTGATGACGGACGTGTTGTTAGCAATTTTGTGGCCCAG GCCTTGAGGAAGGAACCAATGACAATTTATGGCGACGGAAAGCAAACCAGAAGTTTCCAATACGTTTCAGACCTG GTGGAAGGATTAATGAGACTGATGGAAGGAGATCATGTTGGACCATTTAATCTAGGTAACCCAGGCGAATTCACCATGCTCGAACTCGCAAAG GTGGTGCAAGATACGATCGATCCAAGTGCAAAGATAGAATTCAGGCCAAACACAGAAGATGATCCTCACCAGAGGAAACCGGACATTTCAAAAGCTAATGAGCTTCTAGGGTGGCAGCCGGTTGTGCCGCTGCAGGAAGGGCTGCCTATGATGGTGTCGGATTTCCGGCAACGCATCTTTGGAGAACATAAAGAAAGTAGGAGCAAATTTTCATCTGTGTAA